A stretch of Lathyrus oleraceus cultivar Zhongwan6 chromosome 6, CAAS_Psat_ZW6_1.0, whole genome shotgun sequence DNA encodes these proteins:
- the LOC127094888 gene encoding uncharacterized protein LOC127094888, whose amino-acid sequence MVDQEQELERVSSELEDLRGNMGQVMEILQVIRAKLDTQTTIVSEIVGPTIEPQPARTIPTTWPAYGLPPGFTPPVEGGPGFAQSTQQTAPLPTINETHAVVHTFAPPLVHAHVQPYFEDQQHASDFSEEDDERQKDIRGMKENFQILEKRLRAMEGGQVFGATAKGMCLVSGLVIPAKFKTPDFDRGR is encoded by the exons ATGGTGGACCAAGAACAAGAATTGGAGCGAGTGAGCTCAGAACTCGAAGACCTACGAGGAAACATGGGTCAAGTCATGGAGATACTACAGGTCATCAGGGCAAAATTAGACACCCAAACGACGATCGTTTCAGAAATCGTCGGTCCcacgattgaaccccaacctgcaagGACAATACCAACCACCTGGCCAGCATATGGTTTACCTCCCGGTTTCACACCTCCAGTTGAAGGCGGCCCTGGTTTCGCACAATCCACTCAGCAGACGGCTCCTCTACCAACTATCAATGAAACCCATGCAGTGGTCCACACGTTCGCACCACCTCTCGTTCATGCACATGTGCAACCTTactttgaggatcaacaacatgcTTCGGACTTTtcggaagaagatgatgaaaggcAGAAAGACATAAGAGGGATGAAGGAGAATTTCCAGATTCTTGAAAAAAGGTTAAGGGCTATGGAAGGTGGCCAAGTTTTTGGTGCTACTGCTAAGGGGATGTGCTTAGTATCAGGTCTTGTGATTCCTGCAAAGTTCAAGACCCCAGATTTCGATAG AGGACgataa